The Granulicella arctica genome segment CTCGCCGACGGCCTTGACGACGAGCTTGTCCAGATTAGCGAGGACGTGCTGGCGCTCCTTGGGCCGGGTGAGGAGGAAGGTCTCGACGTTCTGGAGGACGGGCTCTTCGGTGAGGTAGTAGCGGATGATGTCGGGGACGTAGGCGTAGAGGGCCTTGTCGTCGGCGACGCCGGTGCCGAAGGCGTTGGCGAGGGTGACGTTGCCGGCGCGATAGGCGTTGAAGAGGCCGGCGACGCCGAGGATCGAGTCGCCACGGAAGGCGAGTGGGTCGATGAAGTCGTCGTCTACGCGGCGATAGATGACGTCTACGCGGCGGAGGCCGCTGGTGGTGCGCATGTAGACGATGTTGTCGTGGGTGACGAGGTCGCGGCCTTCGACGAGTTCGATGCCCATCTGGCGGGCGAGGTAGGCGTGCTCGAAGTAGGCGGAGTTGAAGACGCCGGGGGAGAGCAGGACGATGTTTGGCTCGGGGCGGCCCTCGGGGGCGAGCGAACGGAGCGTGCCGAGGAGGAGCTGGGTGTACTGCTCGATGGGGCGGACGTTGTAGCTGCGGAAGAGCTGCGGGAAGATGCGCTTCATCACGCGGCGGTTGGTGAGCATGTAGCTGACGCCGCTGGGGACGCGGAGGTTGTCTTCGAGGACGACGAACTCGCCGTTTTCGAGGCGGATGAGGTCGGTGCCGCAGACGGCGATGTAGACGTTGCGCGGAACCTGAAGGCCGACCATCTGGCGGCGGAACTGCTTGCAGCTATAGACGACCTCGCGGGGGACGATGCCTTCTTTGAGGATGCGGCCCTCGTTGTAGATGTCCTTGAGGAAGAGGTTGAGGGCGGTGATGCGCTGGGTGAGGCCGCGCTCGACCTTTTCCCACTCCGCGCTGGTGATGATGCGCGGGATGAGGTCGTAGGGGAAGATCTTTTCGGTGCCTTCTTCTCGTCCGTAGACGGTGAAGGTGATGCCCTGATTGAGGAAGCTGAGGTCGGCGGCTTGCTTGCGGCGCTGCAACTCGTCGCCGGGAAGGGACGAGAAGTGCTCGAGCAGGGGGCGATAGTGGGGGTGGAGCTGCTCCGGACCTTCGAACATTTCGTCGTAGGCATGGTCCAGCAGGTAGTTTTTCAGTGCAGCCTGATCGAGCTGTTTTGCCTGGACTGTTTGCATGGAGAGCTTGAGTATAGCGGCACAGTCGCGCTGTTCCAAATTCAATTGTGGGTCTTGCTGATCGGGGGATGGAGAAAGTTGCCTCGAATGCGACTTTTTTGTGCAGCTTACCTGAATCTTCGTTCAGTCCTTGGGTGATGAAACCAATGGCTGCGGTTCAACTTTCCTGCTGGAAGGGACTACGAAGGGGCAGCGTGATATTCAAAGTCATTGCTTTCCTCCGCACCGAGAGTCGAACGGAAGTTCCAGCTTTGTGCAGGGCTGCCGAAACTTTCCAAAGAGGAAGGTCCTTGACTTTATCGACAGCCAAAATCTCATCTCCCGGTGCCAGTCCAGCCTTTTCAGCTGGCGAACCGGGAAGGACACTGTCGATCATTACCCTTTGGTATTCCGGTCCCGGAGATATCAGATGTAGCCCGCTGGCGTCCGTCTCAAACGGCTCTCCGAGTCTCCGATTAGGCGAAAGAAACATGCGCTTGCCCGTATAATCCCATGTCACCGTGAAGCGCTGTAGAATTCCGGCTCCAATAAAGCCGGCGATATTTGCATTCGATAAGGCACCGACGCCCGCCTGCGGCACTACCGCGACCGCTCCGGAAAAAAGATAGGGGCCGAGACCAACCTTTGGAACTCGGACTCGCGTTGAATGAATCACACCACCCACAGCCGATGTCGCAGGCGTTTCAACATAGCGGGTCTGCGCGATTATGTCGGGATGAGCATCCAGAAACTTTTCGTTCAGGATCATCGCACCCGAGGTTCCGCTGTCCACAAGAAAAAGCGCCGTGATCTTCTTGCCATCCTCTCCCTCGATGCTGGCCTGGACGAAGGGGATATTACTCATGATCTGGATAGGAATAGAGGTCCCTGGTGGGAGCGTTCCAAAGCTGGTAGGGCTGAAGGTAACCCGTTCCTGCTCGTAGTCGACGGCGATCGTGTAGTGCAGAAAAAGACTGCTTCCAAAGAGCGCATCGACTCGCTTTCCCACCTGTGCCGAAACATAG includes the following:
- a CDS encoding circularly permuted type 2 ATP-grasp protein; the protein is MQTVQAKQLDQAALKNYLLDHAYDEMFEGPEQLHPHYRPLLEHFSSLPGDELQRRKQAADLSFLNQGITFTVYGREEGTEKIFPYDLIPRIITSAEWEKVERGLTQRITALNLFLKDIYNEGRILKEGIVPREVVYSCKQFRRQMVGLQVPRNVYIAVCGTDLIRLENGEFVVLEDNLRVPSGVSYMLTNRRVMKRIFPQLFRSYNVRPIEQYTQLLLGTLRSLAPEGRPEPNIVLLSPGVFNSAYFEHAYLARQMGIELVEGRDLVTHDNIVYMRTTSGLRRVDVIYRRVDDDFIDPLAFRGDSILGVAGLFNAYRAGNVTLANAFGTGVADDKALYAYVPDIIRYYLTEEPVLQNVETFLLTRPKERQHVLANLDKLVVKAVGESGGYGMLIGPQSTAAEREEFARKIEADPRNYIAQPTISFSRAPCLIGDELEPRHVDLRPYVLYGDKVTIVPGGLTRVALKRGSLVVNSSQGGGSKDTWVLSK
- a CDS encoding PDZ domain-containing protein produces the protein MQVISGLVYMQGEVNSSAPLNVILDSGSGISIVNPPVAKTLGLISTHSTEAAGIAKGSDQTLHWVDDCELKWGSQAGQLSLLHQQSAILPIDYVSAQVGKRVDALFGSSLFLHYTIAVDYEQERVTFSPTSFGTLPPGTSIPIQIMSNIPFVQASIEGEDGKKITALFLVDSGTSGAMILNEKFLDAHPDIIAQTRYVETPATSAVGGVIHSTRVRVPKVGLGPYLFSGAVAVVPQAGVGALSNANIAGFIGAGILQRFTVTWDYTGKRMFLSPNRRLGEPFETDASGLHLISPGPEYQRVMIDSVLPGSPAEKAGLAPGDEILAVDKVKDLPLWKVSAALHKAGTSVRLSVRRKAMTLNITLPLRSPFQQES